Part of the Micromonospora rhizosphaerae genome is shown below.
CCTCCCGGTGCGCGTCGCCGACCTCGGTGAACGCGTCGCCGAGGCGGGCCTGGGCCTTGTGCAGCAGCCCGAGATAGTGCGCCAGGTGCATCTCACTCCCCCCTCGCGGGTGCCTCGGCGGCCGGCCCGCCGACCGTGGCCGGGATGCCCGACCCGTCCAGCGGGGCGGGCCCGCCGACCGTGGGCGCGGGCGAGGGGTGACCGTCGGAGTCCGCCTCCTTGACCACCCGGACCGCCGCCACCTTGAAGATCGGCTGCTTGGAGACCGGGTCCCAGGCGGTGATGGTCAACTCGTTCGCCGCCCGGATGTGACCGTCGCCGTCCGCGGGCGCGTCCCAGTAGCCGTAGTGGAAGGGGAGAAAGACGACGCCGGGGCGTACGCCGCAGACGCGGGCCCGGGCCCGGACCACCCCGCGCGGCGACTCGACCCGGACCACGTCCCCCTCCCCCACGCCGAGCTTGTCGGCGTCGGTGGGGTTGAGCTCCACCCAGGCCTCCGGCGCGGCGTGCATGAGCTGCGGGGCCCGCCCGGTCTTGGTCCGGGTGTGGAACTGGTAGACCGTGCGGCCCGTGGTGAGCAGCAGCGGGAACTCGTCGCTCGGCACCTCGGGCGACGGCTGGTACGGCACCGCGTGCAGGAACGCCCGCCCGCGCGGCTCCTTGGCCCGGTACTCGTCGGGCAGCAGCTCCGCCCCGGTCAACATGTCCTGGCCGTACGTCTCGCAGTAGTCCGGGTCGGTGTTGAAGACGCCGTCGGTGTAGAGCCGTTCGGTACCGTCCGGGTGCTCCTCGTTGCACGGCCACTGGATGCCGCCGGCACGCAGCCGCGCATAGGTGATGCCGGTGTAGTCGCACGGCCGGCCGCGCGAACACTCCTTCCACGCCTCGAACGCCGACGCCGGGTCGGTCCAGGTGATCAGCGGATTCCCGTCCTTGTCGCGGAAGTCCATCCGGCGCGCGTAGTCGAGGAAGATGTCCAGGTCGGGACGGGCCTCCCCGGGCGGGTCGACGGCCTTGTCGGAGATGTGGACGGTCCGGTCGACGTTGGTGAAGGTGCCGGTCTTCTCGCCCCAGGTGGCCGCCGGCAGCACCACGTCGGCCAGTTCGGCGGTCTCGGTGCGGAAGAGGTCCTGCACGATCACGAACAGCTCCGGCTTCGACAGGATCCGGCGGACCCGGGCCAGGTCGGGCAAGGACACCGCTGGGTTGGTCGCCGAGATCCAGAGCAGCTTGATCGAGCCCTGCTCCGCGTACCGGAAGATCTGCATGGCGTGGGTCGGCGGCGACCAGTGCGGGATGGTGTCGACCGGCACGTTCCACAGCCGGGCCAGGTCGGCGACGTGCTCCTCGTTCTCCCAGTTGCGCAGGCCGGGCAGATCGCCGTCGGCGCCGCACTCGCGGTTGTTCTGCGCGGTCGGCTGGCCGTTCATCTGGTAGAGCCCCGCGCCGGGCCGGCCGATCATGCCGCGGATCAGGTGCAGGTTGTTGACCTGGCAGGAGGCCGCGGTGGCCTGGTTGGACTGGTAGAAGCCCTGCAGCACGGTGGAGAGCAGCCGCTCCGAATGCCCGAGCAGCTCGGCGGCCTGCTCGATCTGCCGGGCCGGCAGGTCGCAGATCTCGGCCACCTTCGCCACCGGGTAGTCGTCCACCACCCGGCACAGCTCGTCGAAGCCGACGGTGTGCGTCCGGACGTACTCCCCGTCGTACCAGCCGCGGTGGATCAGCTCGCGGAGCAGGCCGTTGAGCAGGGCGACGTTGGTGCCGTTGCGCAGCGCCAGGTGCACGTCGGCCTCGCGCGCCACCGGCGTGGCGCGCGGGTCGACCGCGAGCATCGCGGGCGGGTTCGGCCCACGCCGCCGGTCCAGCATCCGCATCCAGAGCACGGTCTGGGTCTCGGCGACGTTGTGCCCCCAGAGCGCGATCGCGTCGCAGTGGTCCACGTCGGTGTACGACCCGGGCTGCCCGTCAGTGCCGAAGGACGCCTTGAGCGCCGAGGCGGCGGTGGCCGTGCAGAGCCGGGTGTTGCCGTCCATGTGCGGGGTGCCGAGCCCGGCCTTCCCGACCACCGCGA
Proteins encoded:
- a CDS encoding molybdopterin oxidoreductase family protein, whose amino-acid sequence is MVDRIADPWGPRTPYGPGERWPVRVDSFLADGHTEADVQRWVPSASILHSNGDAMDIAVIDDRIVGVRGRPGDRVNHGRVDPKDLYGWQANHSPDRLRRPLVREGDRLVETDWDTAMGRIVARSKELLNGPGGWGHFGFYTTGQLFLEEYYTLAVVGKAGLGTPHMDGNTRLCTATAASALKASFGTDGQPGSYTDVDHCDAIALWGHNVAETQTVLWMRMLDRRRGPNPPAMLAVDPRATPVAREADVHLALRNGTNVALLNGLLRELIHRGWYDGEYVRTHTVGFDELCRVVDDYPVAKVAEICDLPARQIEQAAELLGHSERLLSTVLQGFYQSNQATAASCQVNNLHLIRGMIGRPGAGLYQMNGQPTAQNNRECGADGDLPGLRNWENEEHVADLARLWNVPVDTIPHWSPPTHAMQIFRYAEQGSIKLLWISATNPAVSLPDLARVRRILSKPELFVIVQDLFRTETAELADVVLPAATWGEKTGTFTNVDRTVHISDKAVDPPGEARPDLDIFLDYARRMDFRDKDGNPLITWTDPASAFEAWKECSRGRPCDYTGITYARLRAGGIQWPCNEEHPDGTERLYTDGVFNTDPDYCETYGQDMLTGAELLPDEYRAKEPRGRAFLHAVPYQPSPEVPSDEFPLLLTTGRTVYQFHTRTKTGRAPQLMHAAPEAWVELNPTDADKLGVGEGDVVRVESPRGVVRARARVCGVRPGVVFLPFHYGYWDAPADGDGHIRAANELTITAWDPVSKQPIFKVAAVRVVKEADSDGHPSPAPTVGGPAPLDGSGIPATVGGPAAEAPARGE